One window from the genome of Dehalococcoidales bacterium encodes:
- a CDS encoding ferritin family protein, producing the protein MMTGSKTRACKILRAAAKDEAEGVVMYRKLAVELDRAGYRGLGGKFNAIANQEKVHGGVVKRALRQV; encoded by the coding sequence ATGATGACAGGTTCAAAGACCAGGGCGTGCAAGATTCTCAGAGCAGCGGCCAAGGACGAGGCTGAAGGCGTGGTCATGTATCGCAAGCTGGCTGTGGAGCTGGATAGGGCTGGGTATCGCGGCTTAGGTGGGAAATTCAATGCCATTGCCAATCAGGAGAAGGTCCACGGGGGCGTGGTCAAAAGGGCCTTGCGTCAGGTG
- a CDS encoding right-handed parallel beta-helix repeat-containing protein yields the protein MYKKRQSASAPGAESDPCTPGAHECVHGEEACYVSGLIGTTLSLGVSGTVSIGDVTVVMGELMDSNGYLVNGKSIRFVVKRPDGTNIFDGYATTNADGLASINFTPDVAGEYAITASFAGDSEYESSAVSDILTAQLVCSPGDTRSPTTCWDGSTIYGEVCNPQGSGYVPSGASCPVETADGAVRNIVYCWDGTTIQSQEVYSRTDHLWHTQTFTCPTEPLDGATRNVIYCTDGTTVSSQEIYSRTTHTWSLHTYTCPVVTRPVRYTWQSGPTSIEEDTENKYTILLEGSTDGGESYVPMVNANVTYTFTPSAGEALTLQCITNASGVCGVNFTPRIAGTWSVEAAWDCASAAYDCPTPATLSIDVTASCVPPATNLIRLTWQSPPTSINVGVETLFTALCQNSTDSGTTWHNVGNTGLHYEFTSPDGTLFVADCTTPSGGNGMCSVSLRPLVEGIWSARVRWDWNNCNYPHIWSDTISFSVVSVAATATTLALAVSDATPAVGSDVAMVATLSNASTHAAISGQTVEFEFHRPDGTFGIYTVATNSSGQAALSENCAQAGAYTVYATFYGNATYGASSAQTSLTAESGGTEPEWPVTPLAITVTRSGSTYTATRVNGTVVPNGSGTNPGTVINAALGALTSGRTTKERVLIQVSGDPIAITTTKIIMPSYAVLECTGVVFTGPNRARDIDDQIISSSNTRDWEIIGGEWVCTSPEGQQVKQPMMFTGATNCILRDCKVRDAMYNNIQFNNSNNCIVYNVESYHSWTLDPLHCGPDWAPNPRQCNQNGWHGLIFAPTGSGSCSDNVVEHCYFHDCGHGGVYFYNDPASTGTMNNNIIRYCRVERCGTSGLSISQRATATGVARNNEIYDNYLEDCGIDSQHPYINIGYHDASGCTPTANCTGNLVHHNTIRDNGLETYTPEGSTVQYGSYSGINVQGNDNEIYRNDIGGSAAPVDLICGSGNYIHDNYSHDIYNHSAFYSHAIHNVGCTYSTIENNFCYNIGAGECVYGTGSTDTVSGNTMLTSPLTDGDYGAREDTGGGDEEPVEGNPVRYEWVTAPAEAGLNADTQYTMHFQVSDDGGATYRNPGPTGLHFEFTPPDGSAVHVGECTTSSGVCSVIFHPDVLGAWTCRVRWDWLNTTFEHTWSAPISINVTEGQGTTYETIVSVSGSTFTARRVSDNFLFYSGTSANAAIAAAVNNTSSTGWVGIGAGAFGLTATLNGTRNIQGAGMTVTRLFNAGIATAAGSGANAMVNLSSGVYFGDLELDGMAGTRPFTWTSGGTGANAVAGIRLWEASNCNVYNINIHDIPCYYGVEFWNCSGNHILNVTVNGVGTSTTARGYGNGFAGGVGNFSGANMAHDNLIENCTVSNCTMVCFNWEPGYNNEARNCTFTSHPNGMFLNITGATIASRCMSVWGVSGFNPSSGNEFNGCHFNGRGLLATVNGPLTTFSNCVFNSTGTAPATDSAAENYAVILVNGNNTTTNYGRGCTFTSCSFTTVVSGMDGIRFTGTSQTYNSVVSSVRSCTFSGCSPNVADASGQVVTS from the coding sequence GTCAATGGCAAGAGCATCAGGTTCGTGGTCAAGAGGCCGGACGGGACCAATATCTTCGATGGCTATGCCACAACGAACGCGGACGGTCTGGCATCCATAAACTTCACCCCGGACGTAGCAGGAGAATATGCCATAACCGCATCCTTTGCCGGTGACTCGGAATATGAGTCCTCCGCCGTCTCTGACATATTGACCGCGCAGTTGGTGTGCTCCCCCGGAGACACTAGGAGCCCCACGACCTGCTGGGACGGCAGCACCATCTATGGCGAGGTCTGCAACCCACAGGGCAGCGGTTACGTTCCATCCGGTGCATCCTGTCCGGTGGAGACCGCAGACGGAGCGGTAAGGAACATCGTGTACTGCTGGGACGGAACCACCATCCAGTCGCAGGAGGTCTACTCCCGGACCGACCACCTATGGCACACCCAGACCTTCACATGTCCGACCGAGCCCTTGGACGGGGCGACCAGGAACGTCATATACTGTACGGACGGGACGACAGTGTCCTCGCAGGAAATCTACTCCCGGACCACGCATACCTGGAGCCTGCACACGTACACCTGCCCGGTGGTCACCAGGCCGGTACGCTATACCTGGCAGTCAGGGCCGACGAGCATCGAGGAAGATACCGAGAACAAGTACACCATCCTCCTGGAAGGCTCGACCGATGGTGGAGAATCATATGTGCCCATGGTCAATGCCAACGTGACCTACACTTTCACACCGTCTGCCGGTGAGGCCCTGACCCTGCAATGCATCACCAATGCATCCGGTGTCTGTGGCGTGAACTTCACTCCCAGAATAGCGGGGACCTGGAGCGTGGAGGCTGCCTGGGACTGTGCCAGCGCTGCCTACGATTGCCCGACCCCTGCGACCTTGAGCATTGACGTGACCGCTTCGTGTGTCCCGCCCGCGACCAACCTGATACGGCTGACATGGCAGAGCCCCCCGACATCCATCAACGTCGGTGTCGAGACCCTCTTCACCGCGCTCTGTCAGAACAGCACGGACTCCGGGACGACATGGCACAACGTGGGCAACACGGGACTGCACTATGAGTTCACATCACCTGATGGCACATTGTTCGTAGCGGACTGCACGACGCCATCCGGGGGCAACGGCATGTGCTCCGTGTCCCTGAGGCCACTTGTGGAAGGGATATGGAGCGCTCGCGTGCGCTGGGACTGGAACAACTGCAACTATCCGCACATTTGGTCCGATACCATATCCTTCAGCGTGGTATCCGTTGCGGCCACCGCCACAACGCTGGCTCTGGCCGTGTCCGATGCCACGCCTGCTGTGGGCTCGGACGTGGCCATGGTGGCCACCCTATCCAATGCCAGCACTCACGCTGCCATCTCCGGTCAGACAGTGGAGTTCGAGTTCCATAGGCCGGACGGGACGTTCGGCATCTATACTGTTGCCACCAACAGCAGCGGGCAGGCCGCTCTCAGCGAGAACTGCGCTCAGGCTGGGGCATATACGGTCTACGCCACGTTCTATGGCAATGCCACCTATGGGGCGTCGTCAGCGCAGACCAGCCTTACTGCGGAGAGCGGGGGCACCGAACCGGAGTGGCCAGTGACGCCCCTGGCCATCACCGTCACGCGCTCTGGTAGCACTTACACTGCCACTCGTGTGAACGGCACCGTAGTTCCCAACGGTTCCGGCACCAATCCGGGCACGGTCATCAACGCTGCGCTGGGGGCGCTGACGTCTGGTCGCACTACCAAGGAAAGAGTGCTGATACAGGTGTCCGGGGACCCCATTGCCATCACCACTACCAAAATCATCATGCCCAGCTACGCTGTCCTGGAATGTACCGGCGTGGTGTTCACTGGCCCGAACAGGGCTAGAGATATAGATGACCAGATAATTAGCTCCAGTAATACTCGTGATTGGGAGATAATCGGCGGGGAATGGGTGTGCACCAGTCCAGAAGGGCAGCAGGTAAAGCAACCCATGATGTTCACCGGGGCGACGAACTGTATCCTCCGGGACTGTAAGGTCCGCGATGCCATGTACAACAACATACAGTTCAACAACAGCAACAACTGCATCGTGTATAATGTGGAGAGCTATCACTCTTGGACCTTAGACCCCTTGCACTGTGGCCCGGACTGGGCTCCCAATCCCAGACAGTGCAACCAGAACGGATGGCACGGGCTCATCTTCGCACCCACTGGCAGCGGCTCGTGCAGCGATAACGTGGTGGAGCACTGCTATTTCCATGATTGCGGACATGGTGGAGTATATTTCTACAACGACCCAGCCAGCACGGGAACCATGAACAATAACATCATCCGCTACTGCCGGGTGGAGAGGTGCGGGACCAGCGGACTGAGCATCAGTCAGCGTGCCACAGCGACAGGTGTGGCCCGCAACAATGAGATTTACGATAACTACCTTGAGGATTGCGGCATAGACTCACAGCATCCGTACATCAACATAGGGTACCATGATGCCAGTGGATGCACGCCTACGGCCAACTGTACTGGCAACTTGGTCCATCACAACACTATCCGGGACAATGGTCTCGAAACCTATACGCCCGAAGGAAGTACAGTTCAATATGGGTCATACTCCGGTATCAACGTCCAAGGCAATGACAACGAAATCTATAGGAACGACATTGGGGGGTCAGCCGCACCAGTGGACCTCATATGTGGTTCCGGCAACTACATCCACGATAATTACAGCCATGACATCTACAACCACTCAGCGTTCTACTCTCACGCCATACACAATGTTGGTTGTACCTACAGCACCATCGAGAACAACTTTTGCTACAACATAGGGGCCGGAGAGTGTGTCTATGGCACAGGCAGCACCGACACGGTCAGCGGCAACACCATGCTGACCAGCCCCCTGACGGACGGGGACTACGGGGCGAGGGAAGATACTGGTGGAGGTGATGAGGAACCGGTCGAGGGCAACCCCGTCAGGTATGAATGGGTGACCGCTCCAGCCGAGGCCGGTCTGAACGCTGATACACAGTACACCATGCACTTCCAGGTGTCCGATGACGGCGGAGCTACCTATCGCAATCCTGGCCCGACCGGCCTGCACTTTGAGTTCACTCCACCAGATGGCAGTGCCGTCCATGTGGGCGAGTGCACTACCTCGTCCGGCGTGTGCTCGGTCATCTTCCACCCGGATGTGCTCGGAGCTTGGACGTGTCGCGTGCGTTGGGACTGGCTCAACACTACTTTCGAGCATACATGGTCCGCTCCAATATCCATCAACGTAACTGAGGGACAGGGCACAACCTATGAAACCATTGTCTCGGTGAGTGGCTCCACTTTCACTGCGAGAAGGGTCTCTGACAACTTCCTGTTCTACTCGGGTACATCAGCTAATGCTGCGATAGCCGCAGCCGTAAACAATACTTCATCCACAGGTTGGGTAGGTATAGGTGCTGGAGCTTTCGGTCTGACCGCCACTCTGAACGGGACACGCAATATCCAGGGTGCAGGTATGACCGTGACCCGATTGTTCAATGCAGGCATAGCCACAGCAGCAGGCTCCGGGGCCAACGCGATGGTCAATCTGTCATCGGGCGTGTACTTCGGAGACCTAGAGCTAGATGGCATGGCTGGTACCAGACCATTCACCTGGACGTCTGGCGGTACCGGAGCGAACGCTGTCGCGGGCATTAGGCTTTGGGAGGCGAGCAACTGCAATGTCTATAACATCAACATCCACGACATCCCATGCTACTATGGTGTAGAGTTCTGGAATTGCAGTGGCAACCATATCCTCAATGTGACAGTCAACGGCGTAGGCACGAGCACAACCGCACGAGGGTATGGCAACGGCTTTGCTGGTGGTGTGGGTAATTTCAGCGGGGCCAACATGGCTCATGACAACCTCATCGAGAACTGCACCGTCAGTAACTGCACCATGGTGTGCTTTAACTGGGAGCCCGGATATAACAACGAGGCCAGGAACTGCACGTTTACCAGCCACCCTAACGGCATGTTCCTAAACATCACCGGAGCGACCATAGCCAGCCGATGCATGTCGGTGTGGGGTGTCAGTGGCTTTAACCCCTCCTCGGGTAATGAGTTCAATGGTTGCCATTTCAATGGCAGAGGTTTGTTGGCAACGGTCAATGGGCCGCTCACAACCTTTAGCAACTGCGTGTTCAACTCGACCGGGACCGCACCCGCTACGGACTCCGCAGCAGAGAACTACGCGGTCATATTGGTCAACGGCAACAACACCACCACCAATTATGGCCGGGGATGCACCTTCACGAGCTGTTCATTCACTACAGTTGTCTCGGGCATGGACGGCATAAGGTTCACCGGTACCAGTCAGACATACAACAGCGTGGTGTCTTCGGTAAGGTCCTGCACGTTCAGTGGCTGCTCTCCCAATGTTGCTGATGCCAGCGGGCAGGTAGTGACCTCATAG